The Glycine max cultivar Williams 82 chromosome 3, Glycine_max_v4.0, whole genome shotgun sequence sequence TTGCTGAGTCCATAGGGACATCAACATGTTGTTATGTCCATTGTGATGTTACCGAtgtgttagaattaatgtctcatgtgaaaCACATCTGACTtaagaattaataaataaataattaataattaatagacTGTTGtcaacatgtgacttatgtacgGATTGATAATCCGTATGTAcgtcaattttgtttttgtactcCGGCgataaaaatcaatcaaaattcatcGTATACTACTCACAAATACATGCACATTATCAAAGAATAAATACGCTTTCAAACCGTCTTTAATGGTAACAACTTACACTAAATCAcgaaaattttgtgaaaaaaaaaatgacactacagaaatgaaaaattgaacCTGTTATTTGCAACCATTTGACATTTTCCTAAATTGTTGGGTGTCCCAAACAATTTCCATATCCGAAAAGTATCTCCCTCCATGTGAACCTAATCCAATTATACAGAAACTGAATAACTTTGGTACAAAAATGTGTGATTTTAGGattgtttagtttgattttcatGTTTTGTCTGGATTATGAGTGaactaaaagaagaagaaaataagaagaaaaggaaaaagaaataaagttaaaaaaaaactgtttaatTTGCGtggataaaattaaagaaaaaaagtaaagaaatttcTCTTTGCTTGTTTAGATACAAGCGAAATGcttaaatactttattaattcggtccatgtagttttttttttatataactttggtctttcaaaaaaagaaattattgcttttttttttacacaaggaTCGAAATTTTTATTGCATATTTAGtttcttatgtttttaaatttttgtaattttgatccACTTTTAGTCTGTTATGAATTTTTTACAGAAATTACTGACATAACATAATGTGTTAAcgcacaaatttttttatcattattaatatatgtcATACTAAGCTAAATTCCGATTTTTTGTAGTGAGTGCTGAAtccatatttgtttaatttcttttttgtttgttgctCCCTCAATTTCATGCAATTATCGCATGAAATTAGAGCCTCGtatatataagagaaaaaagatgaaaacaaaaaactacaCCACCACAAGGTGGGGGAGAGAGACATCTAAAATGTCGTTTAACAgaataagagaaagaaaagaggtaGGATGATAAAAACAGATAAGTCAAAGCTTCCTTCATGGCTAGGAAATCAGCTAGCCTCTCTAAGAACATGCACCACATAAGGGACTGATCATTAGAGGCAAGCTGccccatatatatatagcttCGCGATCGTTTACTATGGATTGGAGAACCTTGGATCGCGCCCTCCCAGTATGAATCATGTGGACTACAACCAAATAATCCATCTCAAAGATCACATTAGAAATGTGAAGCTCTCTAGCAAATTAGACCCTCTGTTACGCTGCCATGACAACCTTGACATAATTTGGCAACAGCTAACGTTAACACGTATATACATAAGTATTTCCTTATGCTAGACTAAGACTCCCACATGATCGATGCAATTTCAAGCCGTTAATTGTCTACTCTGGACATAGAAACATCTACTCACAATCACAAATTTACATTCTATAGGTagcattaataataataataataataataataataataataataatataaaaacataataacaatgacaatcgaaaaaaaaaattcgggCCCTCTAGGTAGATTTCTGAATCCATCTATGGGGACAGTATATGGTGATCTCAAACTATATATgtaattgatttcttttttctctcacattatatgatatattatgttaattagaaTGTAAGCACATTTGTTTCCTTAGAGTTAATACATAGTAACAaagtataattttcttaaaaaacacgGAAAAATCTGTAAAAGGCAAGAACGTACCATCATGCGGGGTTGCCCAAAGCAATCatttagaaaatgttttttgtcACATTGTTGAATAGTTGTGAGATTGTGTCCACTAGACAGAGAAGACCGAGTACATACTCGGTACTCCTAAGGCCCCATAAGCTACTGTTTCATGAATAATGCAACTTAAGGCATTCCCTTGTTATCCGATAAGGCTTGAAGAAACATTCAAGGGTGCTCTCCACACACACTTCAATGACTATGAGGTAATCAAACCATGCATACACCATAATTTAAACTCAGTTATTCTGTAAACATATATACAAGACACCGCTGCATATATGATTCAAACTCGTATCATATGTATATCACTCACTAAACATGACTATATTTTTGGAGCACTTACCTTTCCAAGCATGCAGGTTAGAAGGCAAGGTGGCACTAATAACCGGTGGAGCCAGTGGCATCGGCGAAGCCACCGCAAGGCTTTTCCTTTGCCACGGTGCCAAGGTCATCATCGCTGACATCCAAGACAACCTCGGACACTCCCTCTGCCAAAACCTCAACTCCTCCGACAACAACATTTCCTACGTTCACTGCGACGTCACCAACGATAACGACGTCCAAAACGCCGTCAACGCCGCCGTCTCGCGTCACGGCAAGCTCGACATCCTGTTCAGTAACGCCGGCACTGTTGGCCGTGTGAGCCCTTCCATCACGGCGTTTGACAACGCTGACTTGAAGAGGGTTTTCGAGGTGAATGTCTTCGGTGCTTTCTACGCCGCCAAACACGCGGCTAAGGTAATGATTCCTGAAAAGAGAGGGAGCATTGTGCTCACCTCAAGTGTTGCTTCGGTGACTCACGCGGTTTCGCCGCATGCATACACTGCGTCGAAGCACGCGGTGGTGGGTCTGATGAAGAACCTGTGCGTGGAACTGGGGAATCATGGAATCAGAGTTAACTGTGTTTCACCGTACGCGGTGGCCACTCCTCTGATGACACGTGGAACCAGGATGAAGAAGGAGATGGTAGAGAAAGTGTATTCTGAGGCGGGGAACCTGAAGGGAGTGGTTTTGAAGGAAGAGGATTTGGCAGAAGCAGCTCTGTTTCTGGCTAGTGATGAGTCAAAGTACGTGAGTGGGGTTAACCTAGTTGTGGATGGAGGTTACAGTGTCACCAATGTTTCTGTTAAAGAAGCTGTGAGAAAGTTTTCTGGTAAGCCCAAGTTGTAATTAGCTTCAAATTCTGGgatacttccacacaaaaaaaaatgctctttttttttttaatttgtgaaaaGGAAGCTGAAGGCCTGAAGGTTTGTTTGGTTTAGTTTgtttcatgaaaaaaatattattatttttacttttctaagagtttttttcTGTGTGTGTAATGAAAACTGCAGCACTAGTTACTTCTTAGAATAAAGTTGCAGATGTATAATTCTCTGTATGGATCTATGAAGCAAATCTGTACTTATAGATAGGGGGATGTATGGCaaggaaaattatcataaaTGCGTCTTgtaatcatttatatttataaaaagaatttaatgtgCATAAAATAatctgttatttaattataaattatcgtttaaattattttaagataattatttttaaagttaataaattttttaagtataattaattgtgattagatatatgtataaaaaaaattacactgtgtataattcttttttattataaaattatattaatatctaattgttattgagaattaaataataacattttaaaaaaaaatatggtacTTATTGTGATGAAATGGTTTTAATATTTAGGAAACATTTATGTGTTATTGTTTGATTTGTAAACTCAATAATATGAATGCAAATGTGATCCTAATCCGGTTTATCTATATCAATAAATCATACACTACTCATCATATAATATGTGAGATGATACTTCATCTGCATGTGTTGTCAAACTGATATATATGTTGCCCCATATATATTCTAATATTCATCTGGAACAGACTGgtaatgttttaaattatgggCTTGCAACGAACGTTTCGACAAGTTTTTCATTTCAAAGAGGATGAATCGTGTCCTCTTGAGAAACCTGTAAGAAGAAGACCATTAATTCCCTACAAAATATCTCGTAAATCTAAGTTCTTGCCACAAGCTGAAATTCGAAATTAACCTTTAATTTTCGTGGATAATATAGATGTAGAATCTAAAACTATCGCGCGCTTTGGAATAAGCATGAACTTCTGCCattatatatatagcatgagtAATTAATTAAGATCTCTATCTAATTAAACTAttataaccattttttttttttgtca is a genomic window containing:
- the LOC102668408 gene encoding secoisolariciresinol dehydrogenase → MTMRLEGKVALITGGASGIGEATARLFLCHGAKVIIADIQDNLGHSLCQNLNSSDNNISYVHCDVTNDNDVQNAVNAAVSRHGKLDILFSNAGTVGRVSPSITAFDNADLKRVFEVNVFGAFYAAKHAAKVMIPEKRGSIVLTSSVASVTHAVSPHAYTASKHAVVGLMKNLCVELGNHGIRVNCVSPYAVATPLMTRGTRMKKEMVEKVYSEAGNLKGVVLKEEDLAEAALFLASDESKYVSGVNLVVDGGYSVTNVSVKEAVRKFSGKPKL